A single Bacteroidales bacterium DNA region contains:
- a CDS encoding PAS domain S-box protein, translating into MALKKSLKHENDLLAENTRRIEEIKSLNEKLTLINEELIITNEELKSYKNKLEDLVSIRTSELQKKEEYLKYKNDIERFLSGISTQFFNLSPDSVDTYINHSLGEICRFFHAEAAFLGEILYSENAYAVTHVWNTTEIKYNSQYFKKAPLSDIIWWLDKINSQDVFTVDYKNNTGNSYSLQNTQHLSGTGIINFIPIIFQGNIVGFIGLSSYSVYRWTEDETILLHQLGEVFFNALKRKESEKYLIVNERNYREIFNATNEAIIIYDYHNSQIIDINQAAVKLFDLTYEEAFEGKIDNLSNTDLGFNREKLMIQIEKTIRDGPVVFEWQIKRKNGHLIWTEVSLKNTEIAGDLRIIAVVRDISDRKQSQEMIMQSEERFRSIIQFLTDIIFIIKEDLTISYESPSCAKVLGFPAQSLIGMRSLDLIHPEDKNLVLHDLQEVFENRNDFKPTEFRVKSFDRDWISLEVIANNMLHHPAIQGIIVTGRDVTERRKVEKALNISETKFRNIFNNTSDPIVIISNKYDFLEVNEVFLNATNYTQAEMKNMKFTEIITDPYLPQMVDNLVHIFRNDHQPALECEIKCRGKRTFPAEINSKLIEFEGEHALISVIRNITERKQMESRILDTIISTEEREREKFARNLHDDLGPLLSSIKMYVNSLSSSIDKTKHDFVTSQLKIILKEVIQSTKELSNDLSPHVLTNYGLIAALEWYINQLKPYISISFETNLREERFPTSLELSVYRIIKELMNNTIKHAKANKITIRLHLILKSLHLHYHDNGIGFNNWQDGYEFMGMGMSNIISRCRSINATNKFFNNAPNGMAFEMVVPVEEQKATV; encoded by the coding sequence ATGGCACTGAAGAAAAGCCTGAAACATGAGAATGATCTGCTGGCGGAAAATACCAGGAGAATCGAGGAAATCAAATCGTTAAATGAAAAACTTACACTGATCAATGAAGAACTTATTATAACAAACGAAGAACTTAAATCCTACAAGAATAAGCTGGAGGATTTAGTTTCCATACGCACATCGGAACTACAGAAAAAAGAGGAATATCTTAAATATAAAAATGACATTGAGCGTTTTTTATCTGGTATTTCAACCCAGTTTTTCAACCTTTCCCCTGACAGTGTCGATACCTATATAAATCATTCCCTGGGAGAGATTTGCAGGTTTTTTCATGCCGAAGCAGCTTTTCTGGGTGAAATCCTTTATTCCGAAAACGCTTATGCAGTAACCCATGTATGGAATACTACCGAAATAAAATATAACTCACAGTATTTCAAAAAAGCCCCTTTATCGGATATTATCTGGTGGCTGGATAAAATAAACAGCCAGGATGTTTTTACAGTCGATTATAAAAACAATACCGGCAATTCGTATTCTCTTCAAAACACTCAGCATTTATCAGGAACCGGAATTATCAATTTCATCCCGATCATATTCCAGGGAAATATTGTGGGCTTCATTGGATTAAGCTCTTATTCCGTGTACAGGTGGACCGAGGATGAAACCATACTGCTTCACCAGCTTGGAGAAGTTTTTTTTAACGCCCTGAAACGAAAGGAGTCTGAAAAATACCTCATAGTCAACGAACGAAATTACCGCGAAATTTTTAATGCCACCAATGAAGCCATTATTATTTATGATTACCATAATAGTCAAATCATTGATATTAACCAGGCTGCAGTTAAGCTGTTCGACCTCACCTATGAAGAAGCCTTTGAGGGAAAAATTGACAATCTGAGTAATACCGATCTGGGTTTTAATCGCGAAAAGTTGATGATCCAGATCGAAAAAACTATACGTGATGGACCGGTTGTTTTTGAATGGCAAATTAAAAGAAAAAACGGTCATCTGATCTGGACTGAAGTTTCGCTTAAAAACACTGAAATTGCAGGCGACTTGCGAATTATAGCTGTTGTTCGTGATATTTCTGACAGGAAGCAATCGCAGGAAATGATCATGCAAAGCGAAGAACGTTTCCGATCAATCATTCAATTTCTTACAGATATTATTTTTATTATAAAGGAAGATCTTACAATCTCCTATGAATCCCCTTCGTGCGCAAAGGTTTTGGGCTTTCCTGCTCAATCACTTATTGGTATGCGAAGTTTGGATTTGATTCATCCTGAAGATAAAAATCTTGTTTTGCACGATCTTCAGGAAGTTTTTGAGAACAGAAATGATTTCAAACCCACCGAATTCAGGGTTAAAAGTTTTGACAGGGATTGGATATCGCTTGAGGTTATAGCAAATAACATGCTTCACCATCCGGCAATTCAGGGGATTATTGTTACCGGTCGCGACGTAACCGAAAGAAGGAAGGTTGAAAAGGCACTTAATATCAGCGAAACCAAATTCCGCAATATTTTCAACAACACCAGTGACCCTATTGTAATTATAAGCAACAAATATGATTTTCTGGAGGTAAATGAAGTTTTTCTGAATGCCACAAACTACACCCAGGCAGAAATGAAAAACATGAAATTCACTGAGATCATTACAGATCCCTATCTGCCTCAAATGGTTGATAACCTTGTACATATTTTCAGGAATGATCATCAGCCGGCACTCGAATGTGAAATTAAATGCAGGGGAAAACGGACATTTCCTGCTGAAATCAATAGCAAGCTCATTGAATTTGAAGGAGAACACGCCCTGATATCAGTAATCCGCAACATAACCGAAAGAAAGCAGATGGAAAGCAGGATACTCGATACAATAATCTCAACAGAGGAAAGGGAAAGGGAAAAATTTGCCAGAAACCTGCATGATGATTTAGGTCCATTGCTTTCAAGCATTAAAATGTATGTGAACTCGTTGTCTTCATCTATTGATAAAACAAAGCACGACTTCGTTACCTCACAGCTTAAAATAATACTTAAGGAAGTAATTCAGAGTACCAAAGAACTTTCAAATGACCTGAGTCCGCACGTACTTACAAATTATGGACTTATAGCAGCACTTGAATGGTACATAAACCAGCTTAAACCGTATATCTCAATCAGTTTTGAAACCAATCTCAGGGAAGAAAGATTTCCCACTTCACTTGAATTATCAGTTTACCGAATTATAAAAGAACTGATGAACAATACGATAAAACATGCGAAGGCAAACAAAATCACTATACGTCTTCACCTCATCCTTAAATCGCTCCATCTGC
- the hemW gene encoding radical SAM family heme chaperone HemW, with the protein MAGIYVHIPFCRKICSYCDFYKSTLVTLIPDYLTAINKELEQRKNYLHDPVAETVYFGGGTPTLLKPSEIQDLIEKINSDYKLAEVYEITLEANPDDLKPEYLQALYNDTSVNRLSIGIQSFNDDDLKRLNRRHNSKQALESVKNARMAGFRNISIDLIYGIPQTNSWKRNLEILPEVEHISAYHLTIEPGTLLSRQQSKGLISVIDENESTDQFNMLREEADKRGLIHYEISNLAKPGYFSRHNTNYWKQKEYLGLGPSAHSFDLDSRQWNISNLQQYIQALNNGENYSEKEILGEEEKFNEYVMLSLRTLWGADAVKIERDFGVEKKDHFLNRIKRWLHTGHIFQEENFFRMTPSGWLISDYIMSSLMHA; encoded by the coding sequence ATGGCAGGAATTTATGTTCATATTCCGTTTTGCAGAAAAATCTGCAGTTATTGTGATTTTTACAAATCCACACTTGTAACTCTCATTCCGGATTACTTAACCGCGATAAATAAAGAGCTGGAGCAAAGAAAAAACTACCTGCATGACCCGGTGGCCGAAACCGTTTATTTTGGCGGAGGTACACCAACATTGTTAAAACCATCAGAGATTCAGGACCTGATTGAAAAAATAAATTCAGATTACAAACTGGCAGAGGTTTATGAGATTACCCTTGAGGCGAATCCCGATGATCTTAAGCCGGAATACCTTCAGGCACTTTATAATGATACTTCTGTGAACAGGTTAAGCATTGGTATACAATCATTTAATGATGATGATCTTAAAAGACTGAACCGTCGGCATAATTCAAAGCAGGCTCTTGAATCAGTGAAGAATGCAAGGATGGCTGGTTTCAGAAATATCAGTATTGACCTGATTTATGGTATTCCTCAAACAAATTCATGGAAACGCAACCTGGAAATACTTCCTGAAGTTGAGCACATATCAGCTTATCATCTCACCATTGAACCCGGAACATTGCTTTCAAGACAGCAATCGAAAGGGCTGATATCCGTCATTGATGAAAATGAAAGTACGGATCAGTTTAATATGCTTCGTGAGGAGGCTGATAAAAGAGGCCTGATTCATTATGAAATTTCAAACCTGGCAAAGCCCGGATACTTTTCAAGACATAATACAAATTACTGGAAACAAAAGGAGTACCTGGGGTTGGGACCATCTGCACATTCCTTTGACCTGGATTCACGGCAATGGAATATAAGTAATCTGCAGCAATATATCCAGGCGTTGAATAATGGCGAAAACTATTCTGAAAAGGAAATTCTGGGAGAAGAGGAAAAATTTAATGAGTATGTTATGCTTTCGTTGCGTACATTGTGGGGTGCCGATGCAGTTAAGATTGAAAGGGACTTTGGAGTTGAAAAAAAAGATCATTTCCTGAACCGGATAAAAAGATGGTTGCATACCGGACATATTTTCCAGGAAGAAAATTTTTTCAGAATGACACCATCAGGATGGTTGATTTCAGATTATATCATGTCATCACTGATGCACGCATAA
- a CDS encoding efflux RND transporter periplasmic adaptor subunit has product MLTEKLILVLMAVLTLFSACRNNNHASDSKVMNSLKCRGFVVSEFKNKRYIHSPVSGKLIWLTGQKSLNKGSGLCVIKSSEILSIQQNFLEAKNLYEFTRKEYLRQGDLAVENATSVKKMENAGKEYLAAEITMKAMAKQLTMLGFNPDSVRSDNLSDRVVLYSPDKCYINSILANTGDFLSAGTNIVLLSDKEIRLIKFEVPEEYYYKTTTGIKVIYKAAFDSTIRGKTILRNVVPRVDTLTGTFTGYATIEEDTLLVPGMTVQAELFLNP; this is encoded by the coding sequence ATGCTTACTGAAAAACTCATCCTGGTATTGATGGCTGTCCTGACCCTGTTTTCAGCGTGCAGGAATAATAACCATGCTTCAGACAGTAAAGTCATGAATTCTTTAAAATGCCGGGGCTTTGTAGTATCCGAATTCAAAAACAAAAGATATATCCATTCTCCTGTCAGCGGAAAACTTATATGGCTGACCGGTCAAAAATCACTGAACAAAGGCTCTGGCCTATGTGTAATTAAAAGCAGTGAAATCCTGTCAATCCAGCAAAATTTCCTTGAAGCTAAAAATTTGTATGAATTCACCCGTAAGGAATATTTGCGACAGGGTGACCTTGCCGTTGAAAATGCCACTTCGGTTAAAAAAATGGAAAATGCAGGGAAAGAATACCTGGCAGCTGAAATTACAATGAAAGCAATGGCAAAACAATTAACCATGCTGGGTTTCAACCCTGACAGTGTCAGGTCAGATAACCTGTCAGACCGTGTGGTATTGTATTCCCCGGATAAATGTTACATAAACAGTATTCTTGCAAATACCGGTGATTTTTTGAGTGCGGGTACCAATATCGTGTTGTTATCAGATAAAGAAATCCGCCTGATTAAATTTGAAGTACCTGAAGAGTACTATTATAAAACCACCACCGGAATTAAAGTAATTTATAAGGCTGCATTCGACAGTACAATCCGGGGAAAGACAATTCTTCGCAATGTGGTGCCCCGGGTTGATACACTCACCGGTACCTTTACAGGGTATGCCACGATTGAGGAAGATACCTTACTGGTACCCGGAATGACGGTTCAGGCTGAATTATTCCTTAATCCCTGA
- a CDS encoding queuosine precursor transporter has protein sequence MDKTPYRFFDILVALFVAVLLISNIASTKILTLWKFTFDGGTILFPLSYIFGDVLTEVYGFRRSRRAIWLGFFSALLMSLVFYIVQLLPAAPDWPNQQAFEAILGFVPRIVMASLIAYFAGEFSNSITLSVMKIKTKGRFLWMRTIFSTIIGEGIDTIIFCMIAFYGTMPGNVLWAVIISNYIFKCSVEILFTPLTYKIVNYLKKEEKTDVYDYGVRYNPFEI, from the coding sequence ATGGACAAAACACCATATCGCTTCTTTGATATCCTGGTTGCCCTCTTTGTAGCAGTTCTTCTGATATCAAACATTGCTTCCACAAAAATTCTTACACTTTGGAAATTCACATTTGACGGTGGTACAATCCTCTTCCCATTAAGTTACATCTTTGGTGACGTATTAACAGAGGTTTACGGATTCAGACGTTCCAGGAGGGCGATTTGGCTGGGTTTCTTTTCTGCCCTGCTGATGTCACTCGTTTTTTACATTGTTCAGCTTCTGCCTGCGGCACCTGACTGGCCCAATCAGCAGGCATTCGAGGCCATTCTCGGATTTGTACCACGGATTGTTATGGCTAGCCTTATTGCATATTTCGCCGGAGAATTCTCAAATTCCATTACGCTTTCGGTAATGAAGATCAAAACAAAAGGCCGGTTTTTATGGATGCGGACAATCTTCTCAACCATTATAGGCGAAGGAATCGATACAATCATATTCTGTATGATTGCCTTTTATGGAACCATGCCGGGAAATGTACTTTGGGCTGTCATCATCTCAAACTACATATTTAAATGCTCGGTTGAAATCTTATTTACACCTCTTACTTACAAAATCGTAAATTACCTCAAAAAAGAAGAAAAAACGGATGTATATGACTACGGTGTCAGATACAATCCCTTTGAGATATAA
- a CDS encoding serine hydrolase domain-containing protein → MIGKNVVWGFIIVAVFSLSVLDLGSVSDGSYEIKSSSVVRSPKPAALDSLVASYDEYLENAVDSFKSPGAAIALVYKGEIILLKGYGVKKIGTTDSVDNHTAFRLGSVSKGFASVLTGIMVTEGYLNWDDKVCSYVKDFRMLDTVCGNNLTVRHILSQTTGLPEHTFTDMLDNGVDYATIRPTLANVHSIAKPGQIYTYQNVIYSVIGDVLQSVSGEDYNNLLQDKIFRPLNMRDASTDYTSFYYNPNTAMPHLRAGSSWKAKPKNSRYYSVSPASGVNASASDMAKWLLALTGYYPEVLTDQTVHAIAQHTIETPRKSAYRRNWKSLEKTYYGMGWRIFDVKGHDVIYHGGYVEGFRTEIAFDPETKLGIAVMFNSNTPVASECVPRFINSFLETCCSVDQNTLFAHRQ, encoded by the coding sequence ATGATTGGGAAAAACGTTGTTTGGGGATTTATTATCGTTGCCGTTTTCAGCCTTTCGGTTCTTGACCTTGGTTCGGTGAGTGATGGTTCATATGAAATTAAAAGTTCTTCTGTTGTCAGAAGTCCCAAACCAGCTGCTTTAGACAGTCTTGTTGCTTCATATGATGAATATCTTGAAAATGCTGTGGACAGTTTTAAAAGTCCCGGCGCTGCAATTGCTCTTGTATATAAAGGAGAAATCATTCTTCTCAAAGGATATGGTGTGAAAAAAATAGGAACCACTGATTCCGTTGATAACCATACCGCCTTCCGGCTTGGCTCCGTTTCCAAAGGATTTGCTTCCGTACTTACAGGAATAATGGTCACTGAAGGTTATCTTAACTGGGATGATAAAGTCTGCTCCTACGTGAAAGATTTCAGAATGCTGGATACGGTTTGCGGAAATAACCTTACAGTCAGACATATTCTTAGCCAGACAACAGGCCTTCCCGAGCATACATTTACTGATATGCTCGATAATGGGGTTGATTATGCCACCATCCGGCCTACACTGGCCAATGTGCATTCAATCGCCAAACCAGGCCAGATATATACATACCAGAATGTGATATACAGCGTCATAGGAGATGTTCTGCAAAGTGTTTCAGGAGAAGACTATAACAATCTGCTCCAGGATAAAATTTTCAGACCGCTCAATATGCGCGATGCATCTACTGATTATACCTCGTTTTACTATAATCCGAATACCGCAATGCCGCATTTGAGAGCCGGATCATCATGGAAGGCCAAACCGAAAAACAGCAGGTATTATTCGGTGTCTCCGGCATCCGGAGTTAATGCAAGCGCCTCGGATATGGCAAAATGGCTTCTGGCACTTACCGGATATTATCCTGAAGTACTTACTGATCAGACTGTTCATGCCATTGCTCAGCATACGATTGAAACTCCAAGAAAATCAGCCTATCGCAGAAACTGGAAATCACTTGAAAAAACATACTACGGTATGGGCTGGCGTATTTTCGATGTTAAAGGACATGATGTCATCTATCACGGTGGATATGTGGAAGGATTCCGGACTGAAATTGCTTTTGATCCTGAAACCAAGCTTGGGATAGCTGTTATGTTTAACAGCAATACACCCGTAGCCTCAGAGTGTGTTCCCCGCTTTATCAATTCCTTTCTTGAAACCTGTTGTTCTGTCGATCAAAATACATTATTTGCACACCGACAATAA
- a CDS encoding DUF6599 family protein, whose amino-acid sequence MKKLLLLLVVALFTIHGRAAGTKLFPEIQGWKMKINDHVYNSGDLWELIDGAADIFLSYYFEDLHIAEYSKKNQMIRVELYRHKTADDTYGIYTSERMPDYTQLPIGSQGYKSEGILNFLAGNYYVKVMSAGVDAVDEQTIAMVAEKVNATLAQPVGLPSALKYFPPEGQVPLSDTYIAQNFLGYSCFHHAFSVKYNQPSDFQVFIIKLTPEAIQQMVDQYVQIMKEDKVQKKDSYIIVNDMFNGTVFLKQKADYLIGVLNTNNEETAVRIMKETESRIQ is encoded by the coding sequence ATGAAAAAACTCTTGTTACTCTTAGTGGTTGCTTTGTTCACAATTCATGGCCGGGCTGCCGGCACTAAACTGTTTCCTGAAATACAGGGATGGAAGATGAAAATAAATGACCATGTTTATAATTCAGGCGATTTATGGGAACTGATAGACGGAGCAGCCGATATTTTTCTGAGCTATTATTTTGAGGATCTTCATATCGCAGAATATTCAAAGAAAAACCAGATGATCAGGGTTGAACTTTACAGGCATAAAACCGCTGATGATACTTATGGAATATACACTTCAGAAAGAATGCCTGATTACACCCAGTTGCCTATTGGATCGCAGGGGTATAAAAGTGAGGGTATCCTTAATTTTCTTGCAGGAAATTACTATGTGAAAGTCATGTCAGCAGGGGTGGATGCCGTGGATGAGCAGACTATAGCCATGGTAGCTGAAAAAGTAAATGCCACACTGGCTCAGCCAGTCGGACTACCTTCAGCATTGAAGTATTTTCCCCCTGAAGGGCAGGTTCCCCTAAGCGACACCTACATTGCCCAGAACTTTTTGGGATATTCCTGTTTTCATCATGCTTTCTCAGTTAAGTATAATCAGCCATCCGATTTCCAGGTCTTCATCATCAAACTTACACCGGAAGCAATACAACAGATGGTTGACCAGTATGTACAGATCATGAAAGAAGATAAAGTTCAGAAAAAGGACAGTTATATTATTGTTAACGATATGTTTAACGGCACCGTCTTCCTGAAACAGAAAGCCGATTATCTGATCGGTGTTCTTAATACGAATAATGAAGAAACGGCTGTCCGAATAATGAAGGAAACAGAAAGCAGAATTCAATAA
- a CDS encoding thioredoxin family protein: MKTILSFVLVLVSMASMAGEGYKVGDKAIDFKLKNTDGKYVSLADYRDAKGFIIVFTCNNCPYAKAYQDRIMALDKKYKSKGYPVIAINPNDPEVEPADSYENMVKRAREKNYSFPYLYDEKHEIYKEYGATNTPHVYVLQKDNSGNLLVKYIGTVDDNYQDATEVQKPYIENAVDALLNNKQPNPDFTKAIGCRVKTKST, encoded by the coding sequence ATGAAAACAATTCTGTCATTTGTTCTGGTCCTTGTATCAATGGCTTCAATGGCCGGCGAAGGATATAAAGTAGGAGATAAGGCTATTGATTTTAAATTGAAAAATACAGACGGTAAATATGTAAGCCTGGCTGATTATCGCGATGCAAAGGGTTTTATCATCGTTTTTACCTGCAATAACTGTCCTTATGCGAAAGCATACCAGGACAGGATTATGGCACTCGACAAAAAGTACAAGTCCAAAGGATATCCTGTAATCGCAATCAATCCCAACGATCCGGAAGTTGAGCCTGCCGATTCATATGAAAACATGGTAAAACGTGCCCGGGAAAAGAATTATTCATTCCCGTACCTGTATGATGAAAAACATGAAATATACAAAGAGTACGGCGCTACCAACACACCTCATGTATATGTGCTTCAAAAGGACAATTCTGGCAACCTGCTTGTAAAGTATATAGGAACAGTTGATGACAACTACCAGGATGCTACTGAAGTGCAAAAACCGTACATCGAAAATGCAGTGGATGCGCTGCTTAATAACAAACAACCGAATCCCGACTTTACTAAAGCAATAGGATGCCGGGTAAAGACAAAATCTACCTGA
- a CDS encoding TlpA disulfide reductase family protein — protein sequence MISGIALIIGLFAGFHSPISAQHKAVPEVNFASFQNQLKHNTDTVYVINFWATWCAPCRKELPLFEKIHNDYSGKKVSVLLVSLDFPKQAQKSLSNFIEDNKITAPVILLNEPDANTWIDKVDVSWSGAIPATLIYKKTNRKFFEKELTYDEISNSISFLNKL from the coding sequence ATGATTTCAGGAATAGCATTAATTATTGGCTTATTTGCAGGTTTTCATTCACCCATTTCAGCACAGCATAAGGCTGTGCCTGAAGTAAATTTTGCCTCTTTCCAAAACCAGCTGAAGCATAACACTGATACGGTATATGTCATTAACTTCTGGGCCACCTGGTGTGCACCGTGCCGTAAAGAATTGCCCTTGTTTGAAAAAATACACAATGATTATTCAGGTAAAAAAGTAAGCGTTCTGCTAGTAAGCCTTGATTTTCCAAAACAGGCACAAAAGTCACTGAGCAATTTTATTGAAGACAATAAAATCACCGCACCGGTTATTTTGCTAAATGAACCTGATGCCAACACTTGGATTGACAAAGTGGATGTGTCATGGTCCGGTGCAATTCCTGCCACACTGATTTATAAGAAAACGAACAGGAAATTTTTTGAAAAGGAACTTACCTATGATGAGATAAGCAATTCCATTTCATTTCTGAATAAACTTTAA
- the cysK gene encoding cysteine synthase A, with translation MKANSILETIGNTPHVRINRLFGDQYEVWYKLEKSNPGGSIKDRIALAMIEDAEKRGILKPGSVIVEPTSGNTGIGLAMVAAVKKYRLILVMPESFSIERRKIMASYGAEFELTAREKGMQGAIDKANEIVASNPDAWMPMQFENEANIKIHRETTTQEIIRDFPGGLDVVIGGVGTGGHITAAGYELKKKFPGIKIFAFEPELSPIISGGKPGPHPLQGIGANFIPKNLHRDVLDGVLTISKDEAFEYARKAAKEEGIFVGISSGAALAAVAKKIPDLPAGSRILTFNYDTGERYLSVEGLF, from the coding sequence ATGAAAGCAAACTCAATACTCGAAACGATAGGAAATACGCCACATGTTAGAATAAACCGGTTATTCGGTGATCAGTATGAAGTGTGGTATAAGCTTGAAAAGTCAAATCCCGGCGGAAGCATAAAGGACCGTATAGCCCTTGCCATGATTGAGGATGCTGAGAAAAGGGGAATCCTTAAACCCGGTTCTGTAATTGTTGAGCCTACCTCGGGGAATACGGGTATTGGTCTTGCCATGGTTGCAGCAGTTAAAAAATACCGGCTCATTCTTGTAATGCCTGAGTCTTTTTCTATTGAGCGAAGGAAAATTATGGCCTCCTACGGAGCCGAATTTGAACTTACCGCCCGTGAAAAAGGAATGCAGGGTGCAATTGATAAAGCAAATGAAATAGTAGCCTCCAATCCGGATGCGTGGATGCCCATGCAATTTGAAAATGAAGCCAACATTAAAATACATCGTGAAACCACAACTCAGGAAATAATCCGTGATTTCCCCGGTGGGCTTGATGTCGTTATCGGCGGTGTTGGCACCGGCGGCCATATTACCGCTGCCGGTTATGAGCTTAAAAAGAAATTTCCGGGTATTAAGATCTTTGCTTTCGAACCCGAATTATCTCCCATAATAAGCGGAGGAAAACCCGGTCCCCATCCCTTGCAGGGCATCGGTGCCAACTTTATCCCGAAAAACCTGCACAGAGATGTCCTTGACGGAGTTTTGACCATATCCAAAGATGAAGCTTTTGAATATGCCCGAAAAGCAGCTAAGGAAGAAGGAATCTTCGTGGGTATTTCATCAGGCGCTGCACTGGCAGCCGTGGCTAAAAAGATTCCGGACCTGCCCGCCGGAAGCCGCATTCTTACCTTTAACTACGATACCGGGGAACGATATCTCTCCGTTGAGGGGCTGTTTTAA
- the epsC gene encoding serine O-acetyltransferase EpsC: MSNLENFPTYLFKQYNNFRKEVPSMTKAHQFTDNLIYFLFPFKIDKRCTLPLIELNLAQLQLDFKDLLDPIENLLNRKISELCDDFFNAIPHIYESLIKDAQLFVDFDPAARSRESVILYYPGFYAISVYRLSHKLYQLEIPFLPRMISEYAHSKTGIDIHPGAQIAEHFFIDHGTGVVIGQTTVIGKNVKLYQGVTLGAAIVDKSMKDKKRHPTLEDNVIVYSGSTILGGETIIGHDTVIGGNVWLTKSVPPYSMVYHESKVIIRDKKTYVPPDNFVI, from the coding sequence ATGAGCAATCTTGAAAATTTTCCCACCTATCTTTTCAAACAATACAATAACTTCAGGAAAGAGGTGCCTTCAATGACAAAGGCACATCAGTTCACCGACAACCTGATCTATTTTCTCTTCCCTTTCAAGATTGATAAACGATGCACTCTTCCTCTTATTGAGCTGAACCTGGCCCAGCTTCAACTTGATTTTAAAGATCTTCTCGATCCGATCGAAAATTTGCTCAATCGGAAGATCAGTGAATTGTGTGATGATTTTTTCAATGCAATTCCCCATATTTATGAAAGCCTGATTAAGGATGCACAACTGTTTGTCGATTTCGATCCTGCAGCCAGGTCACGTGAAAGTGTGATCCTATACTATCCCGGCTTTTATGCGATTTCAGTATACCGCTTGTCTCATAAACTCTACCAGCTTGAGATACCCTTCCTTCCCCGTATGATTTCAGAATATGCCCATAGTAAAACTGGCATTGATATTCACCCGGGCGCACAAATCGCCGAACATTTCTTTATTGATCACGGAACGGGAGTGGTAATCGGGCAAACCACAGTAATTGGTAAAAATGTAAAACTTTACCAGGGTGTGACCCTTGGAGCCGCAATTGTTGATAAAAGCATGAAAGATAAAAAGCGCCACCCCACCCTTGAGGATAATGTCATTGTGTATTCGGGTAGCACCATCCTGGGAGGTGAAACGATAATTGGACATGATACCGTGATTGGTGGTAATGTGTGGCTTACAAAAAGCGTCCCTCCCTATTCAATGGTATACCACGAAAGTAAAGTAATTATAAGAGATAAGAAAACATATGTGCCGCCGGATAATTTTGTGATCTGA